AGCACCTCATAAAGTGTGAAAAATGTGTACATGATTTTAATAGACGACaggctgaaaaacagaaaaaactgaCATGGACTACAACCAGTAGAATTTTTTCAAACAATGCCAGAAGAGGAACTTCCAGATCTACAAAAGCAAACTATTCTAAGAACTCTCCTAAAACGCTAGTGACTGATAAACACCACAGGTCCAAAAACCGCAAGTTATTTGCTGCCAGCAAGAACGTTAGGAGAAAGGCAGCTTCAATTCTCTCCGACACAAAGAATATGGAGATAATAAATTCAACTATCGAGACCCTTGCACCTGACAGCCCCTTTGACCACAAGAAAACTGTGAGTGGCTTTCAGAAGCTTGAGAATCTGGACCCTATTGCAGCAGATCAGCAGGACACGGTGGTCTTCAAGGTGACAGAAGGGAAACTCCTCCGGGACCCTTTGTCACGTCCTGGTGCAGAACAGACTGGAATACAGAACAAGACTCAGATACACCCACTAATGTCGCAGATGTCTGGCTCAGGTACTGCTTCCATGGCCACAGGTTCAGCTACCCAAAAGGGTATAGTGGTATTAATAGACCCATTAGCAGCCAATGGGACAACAGACATGCATACCTCAGTTCCAAGAGTGAAAGGTGGGCAAAGAAATATGACTGATGACAGCAGAGACCAGCCTTTTATCAAGAAGATGCACTTCACCATAAGGCTAACAGAAAGTGCCAGCACATACAGAGACATTGTAGTGAAGAAAGAGGATGGATTCACCCAGATAGTGCTATCAACTAGATCGACAGAAAAAAATGCACTGAATACAGAAGTAATTAAAGAAATGGTTAATGCTCTGAATAGCGCTGCTGCAGATGACAGCAAGCTCGTGCTGTTCAGTGCAGCTGGAAGTGTCTTTTGCTGCGGTCTTGATTTTGGGTACTTTGTGAAGCACTTAAGGAATGACAGAAACAGAGCAAGCCTTGAAATGGTGGACACCATCAAGAACTTTGTGAAAActtttattcaatttaaaaagcCTATTGTTGTATCAGTCAATGGCCCTGCCATTGGACTAGGTGCATCCATCCTGCCTCTTTGTGATCTCGTGTGGGCTAATGAAAAGGCTTGGTTCCAAACCCCTTATATGACCTTTGGACAGAGTCCAGATGGCTGTTCTTCTATTACATTCCCCAAAATGATGGGTAAAGCATCTGCCAATGAAATGTTAATTGCTGGGCGAAAGCTGACAGCACGGGAGGCATGCACCAAAGGCCTGGTCTCTCAGGTATTTTTGACTGGAACTTTCACCCAAGAGGTTACGATTCAAATTAAGGAGCTTGCCTCATACAATCCAATTGTACTGGAAGAATGTAAGGCCCTGGTTCGCTGTAATATTAAGCTGGAGTTGGAACAGGCCAATGAGAGAGAGTGTGAGGTGCTGAGGAAGATCTGGAGCTCAGCCCAAGGGATAGAATCCATGTTAAAGtatgttgaaaataaaattgatgagTTTTAATTGTCAGTCTGTCTGCTCAGGACACAAGAACTAAGGGGCACCAAATGCATCATGAGTTGCAAGATGCCCTAGTCCATCTTCATAGCCCAAAACAATTTCACACATAGCTAAGGCTTGGAAACAGAACTGGAAATGTCCAAGCTATGTATTTAAATTATCACATCATTTTTAAGCACTGTAGCTTTACAAGGAGTAACAAAACAGCTTCTTTGCCCAAATGTGATTATTTTATGCACACCTAAGCCCAAATATAAAAACAGACTGTTGGGTACTAGACTCTTCTTGCAAGCTCTAATATGTATCTATGGCTACTACTATTTATAAGACCAGAGTTGTGTTTTATTAGATGTTTATGACAGAGAATCCTGTAATAAtgttgattttttcttatttttatatcctAGAATACCTCTATTGGGATATAAAGCAGCCTTAGCTTCCCTCCCAGAAAGACACAGAACGATCAGAGATGGTGCCCTTGGCTTTATAGTGGCACAAACGCTTCAGAGACACACAATTATAAGAGACTTATCTTTTAGCATAAATACTTATGGCACAAAATCCACTGACGATCATTCTCCTAAACTGAACACATGACTAGAATTGGTGGTGAGATAtcacttgattttcttttcctttgtaaatgtCTAGTTCTTACCCagttaacaaaagaaaactttatcGCTCTAAAGTAAAACTTGTTACACCACATTAGTGAATTATGGAATGATTTTGGTAGAAATCTCCAGGTTCTAATGTGTGGAATGTGCAGATTTAGGTTACTTTAGTGTATGTTCTAGTTAATAAGTCAAAATTCTGGACACATTATTAAAGGCAGAAACATCTTTCAAAACAAACACCCCTACAATTTGTATGACCTTTACAATTATCAGTGCCTCTTTTTATGAGCACACAATTTTCTAGAACACTGTACGTGCTCAGTTATGCAAAAGCTCTATGAATCCTGTCTTGTTGGTTTTTATCGAGGCTCCATTACATAAGGCATAACTGAATAATCCACTGGCCACTGGTGATGAATGTCATCTTTGTCACAAGATCTCTAGGGTGTCACTTCACCAGCCAAGAATCTCTGTGGATGATGGCACGTTTGTGCAAGGTTCCCTTGAGCCTGCTTTTCTAATTTTACAAACCCATCTTACAGGCTGCACTCAGCTGAAACTATGGGTTTAGGTTTCATTTTGCTATGGATGCACCAGGCACAGAATGGAGGCAGATGCATGAGTGAGTGTTGGTTGAgtccagccactgcacacagctttGCCTGTTATCTGTGATGAGGTAAGCAGGTCAGGTGCTGGTACAGGTGACAGCTCCCTGCAAATCTTTAGATGAACCAGGCATACCACAAGCTTTCTCTTCTGCAGGCACTGAAGAATGCAGTGGCATCCACAAAAGAAGAAATGCCAGAAAATGCAAAGACCCAAAGATGTCATCCTAGCCCTGGCATGGGAAAGGTTTAGAGCTGGGGTATCTAAAGGGCCAATgtcctgctttctttttccttttttcttttttttcttatctatggGATCACTATGACTTAAATTAGGGTTTTCAAAgggctctgtctctctttctactGGAAATTAGCATCTTGTCTTTTcttcactctttctctttttgactGCTTTTTATTTACTATGACATGCTATAGAAGAAATGCGTCTTGGCCCAGCATCTTTCTGTTGACTGTAGGGCTATTTGTCAGAAGCAGTTAAGATTTTGGCTCAGCAATAAGGTAACATCTTCCCATTTAAGACCAAAAAAGGGGCTAGATATTAGAAAGattctatatatttattgatgtatcagaaaacttccccaggtcttaCTTTATTTGTTTAAGGTACTGTAATGAAAAAGAAACTTGCACTTTACTGGCACCTCATTCATTGGGCATTTCCTATAGGGATAGTAAGGAACATGGAGGGTTGGATGTAAAAACTGGAAAAGCTGATGATGATGTGACTAAAAGATTCTCTGCATCAAGAAGATGAGAAAACCTGTGGTAACAAATGTGGTTTTGAGTGTTTCCAGGGAGAATGTTTCTCTGACGTTTGGGAGTTGTTTCTTGTGGGCTTTTCTGATATGACTGCTAAGAAAGCAGGAACAATTTTACAGTATTTACAAAGATGTGGGTGGTTTCACAGGGCAAAAAGCCTTGCACATAGGAAACTTCAAACAATGTGCCTTTGACTCTCAGAAACTCTCTAGGTCTTCAATAGTATTGACAAAGAAAAGCTACATAGTTGTGGTGGATTATTGGTAAAATTTCTGCAAGCAGAGAAACAGCCTGAAATATCAGTCTGCAGACACAGATTTAAGAATCCTGCACAATCCTGTGGCccaagcaaataatttttttttaaaagcccaactttgtgtgtgtgtgtgcttaagaCATGCCCACAGCtactcagataaaaaaaaaaaaaaaaaacaaacaagacccCACATTAAAATGTTGTGTCTTTTGTGTAACCAGAGTGCTTCCAGGAaatagtctctctcttttttagaacTTGTACATATTGGACTCCAATGTGTTACAAAGGGTACCTTATATTACTAAACATGCTTCAGACTCCGAGCCAAATTTCTGTAAATTATCATTTAAGACTCTGGTCCCAGGCCAAGGTCCTGGGCCATGCTTTCCCTTTAGCTCTTGTGTGGCTCAGGGCCAAGTTCCTGAGCCAAGCTGAGTCATGACATCAGCCATTAATAGTTCCAGGCACAAGGACCCAGAAAAGACGAGAAGTGCTTTCTTCAAAACTAGTTAgtaccttttcttccttctgagtCCATAAAAATATCAGACTCTTTCTCAAGTGGGCAACTGACTCTACTCCACCAGAAGTTAACATATTAAACATTTACTATCATCTCACCTTTTGcattcctaatttttaattttcttgagatTAAAAAGATCTGTGTGTCACCTAAAAATGAGAGACTGATACATTGTGGTTCACTGGGGGACAGCAAGGTTTGTTTTTGGTTCATGGACTTGGAAAGGCCTTAATTAAAAAGGTCagtaagggctgggcatggtggctcatgactgttatcgcagcactttgggtggccaatgCGGGAAGATCAGGAGGAGATcaagatggagatcatcctggctaacatggtgaagccctcatgaagtctaccaaaaatacaaaaaattagcagggtgtggtggtgggcacctttagtGACAGCTgcttggtaggccaaggcaggagaacggcataaACCCGGGaaatggagcttgcagttagccaagatcatgcaactgGACTCCAGTTTAAGTGACAGAGaatccattagaaaaaaaaaagtgagtaggGGTGCCATTCCAAACTATTTACATTCATATCTTCAGCTTGTCCTCTATTTGCTTTCATATCTGCAGCTtgttctcagtttttgtttgtttgtttttgttatttgtttttttcttttttttaatttctgaagagCAAACAAAGCTCTGGGCCAGTGCCAGGTAAAATCCGATGGATTGCCTGCCATTCTTACAAAACTTAGGAGAAAGGGATTCTGGGAGACACATTGGCAGtctcctttcaccctccgctGTTGAAAATGTTGCCTCTGTTCCAACTGTTTTCTTTCAGAGTGGATCCAGCTGTCACATAGGACTGAAAGGATATCTAAGTTAATTGAAGATTTCTGGTTAAGGCTATACCACGGTGTTACGTGAAGGCCTCAAAACTAACTCCAGTTTCTGACAGCCCATCAGAGTGTTGTCACCAAAAATTCCAGGCTTTTCtgtggcattttatttatttgttttttgtcattgtgtgGCTAATGTCCCTCCTGTTTCTTCTTTGTATGCAATGTTGAGACCTGGAGATACAAGCTTACTGGTAAAAGTCAGTCAGTAGAAATATAATTCAAAGAGTtgctattttgtgtgttttttttctttcaaaagaggAAGAATTCAAAATTGTGgtctaaaaatttttatttgataaggGTCTTTTTGTCCGCCGATGATAGACATTCATGACACTGTAGGGAATGGCATACATTCAAATAAATTTTCCCTGTTTGGCGggttatttctctttaaaaagctGAGCACAGCCATATATATCTAAACAGTTTCTTTGTGAGACACATCTTCTTTTTTCTGCAGAGACACATACTGTGGGGACAGGCGATAGAGCATTAACCTTCCTTTTCTGAGTTTGGACTATATAAACCTGGGATTCAgcattttcatggaatatctgAGATCTTAAAATGCAACCTAGTAAAATGAGGCTTTTCTCTTGGGGAAGCCTTGTCAGTACTTTGCACAAAACCCTTGGATTTTAATTCCTCTCTCTGTTATATCTCTCTAACTCTGTGCCCTATCAGTAAACAGAAAATTTCCACTTTCAATAATCAGAAAGAAGGTGTCTTTGAGAGACATATTTTAGCTAAGTGCTGTCTTATGAAAGCCAGCCATACAAGCTTTACTTGTTTGGAGGCACACCTTCTTCCTCCAGCAGCACTGACATTTAAACTAACAGAGAATTTTATGTTTCAACTCAATCGATCTTATTTCCTgcaatttcagtattttttctaGGCCATAGCAAGGGAAGCCACAAATAGTATTAAAATTCTTACTCTATACAAGTGTCTTGCTAGAATCCAATgactatataatcttttttttttttttaggctccCAAGTTACTCTGGGTATCTTCTGGGTTGAGTAGGCTTAAGAAATCAACAAAGAGTCACCAGTAGAGAGCTAAAGCCTGTGCAGGAAAATGTTACTTGTCCTGCTGCCTAGATCCTCTAGAACTGTGGGTGAAGGTTTAGCTTGCATCCATGGGGGACACCTATGTCAGTCACCAGACTCAGAAAAGACAAGAGGAATGCAAAAACAAGGAATATCGTATCTTTTTATTCAGTCAGGGCTATttcaaaagggggaaaaagagaataggaaatttttttatatatttctttagaaaCTTCACAAACTGTCTGCAGTACACACCTCTCTAGATTACATTCTGAAACACAGAAATTTCATTGACTGTGAGACTCTGAAAAATGAAAGtggcttatttatgtatttattgctcAAGGGCATGACAGCCCTACCAGCTCCAGGACAGACATGCCTAGCTTTCTGAGGGAAGTGTTCGCTTTAGTACTATTCAACAGGTATATCTTTTCTTCAGATGGCAAAGAAaagagtatgatttttttttcttttttggacaaCCTTACTTTGACTGGGGAGACAACCCAGATCTTTCTAAGTATTGTAAAAATGACTCTGCCCTCTTGGCAGTCATAACAGGCAAGTTTCAAAGAGATAATTCATTAAAGTCAGAGACAAGCCCCTGAGGAACACTCAAATGTATCTTCTAAATGTCATACCTGCCACCCTCATTTAGAAGTTCCAATAGCCATTTCATCATCTTGTCTTGTGCCACTAAGGAAAATCAAACCTCACTGTTGCCCCTGTAGAAAATACTCCATAGATGTGATACTAGTATAGCAGAAGTTTTCTTCTCATTGCAAGGACttagacaaaaaaatgaaaaagataagcaGATGTCCTCTGACGACCCTGGTGGATATACAGAGATATTTCAAAATCTAACTCAAATGTTCAATCATACCTGAATAGATGATACATTACTGCTAAACCAAACCCTAACTGTTGCCCTAAAGCAGGCAGCTTTACAGAGAGCAGAGTTATCCATGGATGAACCACATGTCTTTTATAAAATCTTGAAAAAGGGAGGgtgaaaaggaatataaaaagtTGAACTGATAACAGAATTCTTATTCGTAATAGGAAAGGAGGGAGTGCTGAAAACTCGATTGGAATTGTATTGATCCTATagaggagtgaaaaaaaaattagtgagccTAGTGGAAGGCTTATAAGTGAACAGGACAAAACTTCATCATTACTCTAAACTATTCATAATAGGTTAAAACCACAGAAAAATTATAGAGccttttttaaaatcctgagaGAGGCTTTAGTGAAACACATGTTCCTATCTCCCTATTGGGTTAAGATAAAGTTAAtgttaagagaaaagtttattaCTCAAGCAGACCCTGACatcaaaagaaaactgcaaaaatgTGTCATAGGTTCAGATAATATTGTTCTTTTAACAATGCACCAAGACGTAACAGCCTTTCTTTCATTTGAGATTACACTAAGagtcttttattttacatttaagaagATTAAGGACTGTAGACAAAGGAAACTGTTTGGAGCAAAAGCTTAAATAAGTGGCAAAAGCAGCTCTCTGCCAGCAGAGATAGAAGCTTGAATAAGTTGTCCACTGGGGTTTAAGGTTTTTATGgcctaaaaaataaagatatatactTAGTTTGCAAGCTGTCTTGGAGAATGGGTGACTTAGCTTTGCCCTGGCCCAGGACCTATTAGACAGCTTAGCCCAGGCACTTTGCCTGGGAGCAGTCTGAGGTGGTAATTTGCAAAGACTGCTTAGCTTGGTACAGGACCTAAAGTAAAAGCTTGCTCTGGGATGCTGGCTCTGGACCAATCAGGGACTGAAGTGATGATTCATATGGGTTGAGCAACcagtgaaatacaaaaataaatatttcatccaATACCCGCTAGATcccacaaaaaaaaccaaacaaaacaaaacaaaaaacaattttattttctgaaagccCTCTGAGTATA
The sequence above is drawn from the Pan troglodytes isolate AG18354 chromosome Y, NHGRI_mPanTro3-v2.0_pri, whole genome shotgun sequence genome and encodes:
- the LOC745547 gene encoding testis-specific chromodomain protein Y 1: MASQEFEVEAIVDKRQDKKGNTQYLVRWKGYDKQDDTWEPEQHLIKCEKCVHDFNRRQAEKQKKLTWTTTSRIFSNNARRGTSRSTKANYSKNSPKTLVTDKHHRSKNRKLFAASKNVRRKAASILSDTKNMEIINSTIETLAPDSPFDHKKTVSGFQKLENLDPIAADQQDTVVFKVTEGKLLRDPLSRPGAEQTGIQNKTQIHPLMSQMSGSGTASMATGSATQKGIVVLIDPLAANGTTDMHTSVPRVKGGQRNMTDDSRDQPFIKKMHFTIRLTESASTYRDIVVKKEDGFTQIVLSTRSTEKNALNTEVIKEMVNALNSAAADDSKLVLFSAAGSVFCCGLDFGYFVKHLRNDRNRASLEMVDTIKNFVKTFIQFKKPIVVSVNGPAIGLGASILPLCDLVWANEKAWFQTPYMTFGQSPDGCSSITFPKMMGKASANEMLIAGRKLTAREACTKGLVSQVFLTGTFTQEVTIQIKELASYNPIVLEECKALVRCNIKLELEQANERECEVLRKIWSSAQGIESMLKYVENKIDEF